One stretch of Rosistilla oblonga DNA includes these proteins:
- a CDS encoding glycerophosphodiester phosphodiesterase, which yields MTATQFLSVLLLAFGQVFFAVDATDEFLANGVTAHRGNSGDFPENTLSAFKSGMEVGADWIELDIFRTKDGRLVVTHDKTTERVGDKNVRVPDSTYEELLAVDVATAFRRRSGNTVEECPAQCIPLLEDVLRLVMKQNRTRVSIQPKMDCVAEAVELVKELKAERWVGFNDGNLQFMTEVKQLAPEIPVFWDRGAGTNIDDDIRIAKQHGFESLVLQYSAITPEKVQKIKAAGLEAGAWTVNDQSMMSKLLDIGVQRIYTDHPSALLALKREL from the coding sequence ATGACGGCAACTCAATTCCTATCGGTTTTGCTACTAGCCTTCGGGCAGGTGTTTTTTGCTGTGGACGCTACCGACGAATTTCTTGCAAATGGAGTGACGGCTCACCGCGGCAACTCCGGTGATTTCCCCGAAAACACGCTGTCTGCATTCAAGAGTGGTATGGAAGTCGGGGCTGATTGGATCGAACTCGACATCTTTCGCACGAAGGATGGCAGACTGGTTGTGACCCACGACAAGACCACAGAGCGTGTTGGCGACAAAAACGTTAGGGTACCTGATTCAACCTACGAGGAATTGCTGGCGGTGGATGTTGCCACGGCGTTCCGGCGACGATCCGGCAATACGGTGGAGGAATGTCCGGCGCAGTGTATTCCGCTGCTGGAAGATGTACTGCGGCTGGTCATGAAGCAGAACCGCACTCGGGTCTCGATACAGCCCAAGATGGATTGTGTGGCCGAGGCCGTTGAACTGGTAAAGGAATTAAAGGCCGAGCGTTGGGTTGGCTTTAACGACGGCAACCTGCAATTCATGACCGAGGTAAAGCAACTCGCTCCAGAAATCCCAGTCTTCTGGGATCGGGGTGCCGGAACGAACATCGACGACGACATTCGCATCGCCAAACAACACGGTTTTGAATCCCTTGTGCTTCAGTACAGCGCTATCACCCCGGAGAAGGTTCAAAAGATCAAAGCTGCGGGGCTGGAAGCCGGAGCGTGGACTGTCAACGATCAGTCCATGATGTCCAAATTGCTCGATATTGGAGTCCAGCGTATCTATACGGATCACCCCAGTGCGTTGCTGGCGCTAAAACGTGAACTGTAG
- a CDS encoding outer membrane protein translates to MLVQLHQNSLSKCLVALGGLLLSVSGMSSFGHAQQPRFFGTSKCDSYCDADGRECCDYDWSGAYVGLQGGWSFLDPNPVAPNHVQEDSDGFSGGVHGGFNRQRGKLVYGIELDYTLTDLDATAPCFNPAFVCGASSDWNASVRGRFGIAFDRLLLFGTAGFAFADYEGFTRLIATGVTYDDEKTLTGGTYGGGLEYAVSERLRVRSEYRYSNFGTEDMSYDSTYTVDPDLHSVIFGASFAF, encoded by the coding sequence ATGCTGGTACAACTTCATCAAAATTCGCTTTCAAAGTGTCTTGTTGCCCTCGGCGGACTGTTGCTGAGCGTATCTGGCATGTCGAGTTTCGGGCACGCGCAGCAACCGCGATTTTTCGGTACATCGAAATGTGATTCCTATTGCGATGCTGATGGGCGGGAATGCTGTGACTACGACTGGTCGGGGGCCTACGTGGGGCTACAAGGCGGCTGGTCGTTCCTTGACCCGAACCCCGTGGCGCCAAACCATGTTCAAGAGGATTCCGATGGATTTTCTGGCGGTGTTCACGGTGGGTTCAATCGTCAGAGAGGGAAACTCGTCTATGGAATCGAGCTGGACTACACACTGACTGATCTCGATGCCACGGCGCCTTGCTTTAATCCCGCTTTTGTCTGCGGAGCCTCATCTGACTGGAATGCTTCGGTCCGCGGACGATTTGGCATCGCCTTCGACAGGCTGCTGCTGTTTGGCACCGCAGGATTTGCGTTCGCCGACTACGAAGGATTTACTCGATTGATCGCTACTGGCGTCACATACGACGACGAAAAAACGCTGACAGGTGGGACGTATGGTGGCGGCCTCGAGTACGCTGTTTCCGAGCGTTTGCGTGTAAGAAGCGAATATCGATACAGCAACTTCGGCACAGAAGATATGAGCTATGACAGCACGTATACCGTCGACCCTGACTTGCATTCGGTAATTTTCGGAGCCAGCTTCGCGTTCTGA
- a CDS encoding AAA domain-containing protein, whose product MSVDDSQWGAGIKGPLEFSPASYAIDLNLPDADNQLLRDAARAIRREYRDSSKWKEMKCRNVRGISESDTGTVFELQIGHAIEFDWSWEGALAFRPLRTKDFKNSDGSLYHNPSLTPEIDDSIVWTGELLEVDEAQGRIFVAVADPEHPPRRGSFYVRPFEFLQFLDRIFNGPEFCDAQSQLAERLLAAQGNMHPQVAEANDVGLPSLVDWWQKSWSVLWGPPGTGKTYTTGQQVAAVLNDPTERILVVSTTNRATDAAAISIGRAAREAGFDLDDGDILRIGKGASLKSFERERLEAMLRGTETDYLAQIDALAQRLVSVEDFEEKALIRKEIKNLQGSMRDAAARNFLDDNVRVVVGTSFKAISSLCYEEVKEDFGRGNAPFTTVFIDEAGLMSRVAVAALSLLASRRVALVGDSKQLAPISRISRILEPAQGNWLARSGLSHLDNINRAVDGVHVLSEQRRMHSDVCDVVSAFQYDGFLTTAPEVDERAFTLPSTLAEQPRAIWYVLDDDTDDIPSIRAGRGPGNRSWVRTATIKVLKKLFADKSLRSANGLFISPFKAQAKSIHSFFVKNEMDSWMASTVHSQQGSEADIVIFDSVNAGSYGWPFDEWKRLVNVALSRARESIIVISSRAEMEEPYLRPLMRHLSPKCVRRKGNRLSWDDVSVETEFKLPEQIAEKSADYKVEEPVSIGGQLAKRKELRPVLSHEQERLCGLELDGKPRLVRGVAGSGKTVVLAHWLMKTVKRLQDEPDVRIWAVFANRSLQSLIETSIHQEWDKETNGKPFPLSRVELHHIREILDVMLRDVGLNAESYGFEYDDAAAAYLEHASASDIRPRCDALFIDEAQDMGPNTLKLLSAIVKQQDEEDENSRAINIFYDNAQNIYGRSTPKWSEFGLDMRGRSTVMKESFRSTKPITEFALNVLYRLQSPESNPDHKELVTRGLVERTIRGDSDWWNVRFNQVDGPKPKFKQYGNLEQEFDAIGDYCRELIVDHGVQPCDICLIYNGSNIPGWLKRRTAPKLGGLGVELSVQRNRPYQRGNHVLLATTSHSFKGYDSEIVIVPGVDQYKANGVGVLANNLYVAMTRARSVLTMFSQRMNDPNSQLLYEVLGDCLDQLEERPDVETDTSGQDDLFDILDQIGHSHRTWLTEIWNKHGISQEPLQTDKGEIVADPLFSFRVATQRYACFGKQPPRKRIRQRLEDFGIKLVEPGQDVMDSANGEKP is encoded by the coding sequence ATGTCAGTTGATGATTCTCAATGGGGCGCTGGGATCAAAGGCCCGCTTGAATTTTCGCCTGCCAGCTATGCTATCGATTTGAACTTGCCTGATGCCGACAACCAGCTTCTCAGAGACGCTGCCCGGGCTATTCGTCGAGAATACCGCGACTCGTCCAAATGGAAAGAGATGAAATGTCGCAATGTTCGGGGCATTTCGGAAAGTGACACGGGGACGGTGTTCGAATTGCAGATCGGTCATGCAATCGAATTCGACTGGTCTTGGGAAGGGGCGTTGGCCTTCCGACCTTTGCGCACGAAGGATTTCAAGAACTCCGATGGTTCTCTATATCACAATCCGTCACTCACCCCCGAGATCGACGATTCCATTGTCTGGACGGGCGAACTGCTTGAGGTCGACGAAGCTCAAGGGCGGATTTTCGTTGCGGTTGCAGATCCAGAACACCCACCACGACGCGGATCGTTTTACGTTCGCCCATTCGAGTTCCTTCAGTTTCTAGACCGCATCTTCAACGGGCCGGAATTCTGCGACGCACAATCTCAACTTGCCGAGCGATTATTGGCGGCACAAGGAAACATGCATCCACAGGTTGCGGAGGCGAACGATGTCGGGCTACCCTCCCTCGTCGATTGGTGGCAAAAATCATGGAGTGTGCTGTGGGGACCCCCCGGAACCGGCAAGACATATACTACCGGCCAGCAGGTGGCGGCAGTTCTTAATGACCCCACCGAACGCATCCTGGTTGTCTCGACGACCAACCGTGCAACCGATGCAGCCGCGATTTCTATTGGCAGAGCAGCGCGAGAGGCTGGTTTTGATCTCGATGATGGTGACATTTTACGGATTGGCAAAGGAGCGTCACTCAAGAGCTTTGAACGCGAACGTCTTGAGGCAATGCTGCGAGGCACGGAAACGGACTATTTGGCTCAGATCGACGCGTTGGCACAGCGACTTGTTAGTGTGGAAGATTTCGAAGAGAAAGCTCTGATCCGAAAAGAGATAAAAAACTTGCAGGGGAGCATGCGGGACGCCGCCGCACGGAACTTTCTTGACGATAACGTCAGGGTTGTGGTCGGTACTTCATTCAAGGCGATATCCAGCCTCTGCTATGAAGAAGTCAAAGAAGACTTTGGACGTGGGAACGCCCCCTTCACGACGGTGTTCATCGATGAAGCGGGGCTGATGTCGAGAGTTGCGGTTGCGGCATTGTCGCTTTTGGCAAGTCGTCGGGTGGCACTTGTCGGCGACTCAAAACAGCTTGCTCCTATCAGCCGGATCAGCCGCATTCTCGAACCGGCGCAAGGCAACTGGCTGGCCCGAAGTGGCCTGAGTCATCTCGACAATATCAACCGCGCGGTCGATGGCGTACATGTGCTCAGCGAACAGCGGCGGATGCACAGTGATGTTTGCGATGTCGTTTCCGCTTTTCAGTACGATGGGTTCCTGACGACGGCACCGGAAGTAGACGAACGGGCGTTCACCTTACCCAGCACACTTGCCGAGCAACCGCGTGCCATTTGGTATGTATTGGATGATGACACCGATGATATCCCATCAATTCGCGCTGGACGGGGGCCGGGCAATCGAAGCTGGGTGCGTACGGCCACGATCAAAGTGCTAAAGAAGCTCTTCGCCGACAAAAGCCTGCGGTCGGCAAACGGCCTGTTCATTTCACCTTTCAAGGCTCAAGCGAAGTCGATTCATTCGTTTTTTGTTAAGAACGAAATGGACTCATGGATGGCGTCCACGGTTCACAGCCAGCAGGGTTCAGAAGCAGATATCGTGATCTTTGATTCTGTCAACGCTGGAAGCTATGGATGGCCGTTTGATGAATGGAAGCGTTTGGTGAACGTTGCGTTGAGTCGTGCTCGCGAATCGATCATTGTCATTTCCAGTCGAGCAGAAATGGAGGAGCCGTATCTGCGCCCGTTGATGCGACATCTCTCACCTAAATGCGTACGCAGGAAAGGGAACCGTCTTTCATGGGATGATGTTTCAGTCGAGACAGAGTTCAAGTTGCCAGAGCAAATCGCTGAAAAGTCTGCTGACTACAAAGTAGAGGAGCCAGTTTCGATTGGGGGGCAGCTTGCCAAACGAAAGGAACTTCGGCCCGTGTTGTCCCACGAGCAGGAGAGACTCTGCGGACTGGAGCTGGACGGCAAGCCAAGGCTGGTGCGTGGTGTTGCTGGTAGCGGTAAGACGGTGGTGTTGGCGCACTGGTTGATGAAGACGGTCAAGCGTTTGCAAGACGAACCAGACGTTCGCATCTGGGCTGTGTTTGCGAATCGATCGCTTCAATCGCTTATCGAAACGTCAATCCATCAGGAATGGGACAAAGAAACGAACGGCAAGCCGTTTCCCCTAAGCCGCGTTGAGCTTCATCACATTCGAGAGATTCTCGACGTGATGCTGAGGGACGTTGGGCTTAACGCTGAGAGTTACGGGTTCGAGTATGACGATGCTGCTGCAGCATATCTTGAGCATGCTTCGGCGTCCGACATTCGCCCCCGATGTGACGCTCTCTTCATCGATGAAGCACAAGACATGGGGCCAAACACGTTGAAGTTGCTGTCTGCCATCGTCAAGCAACAAGACGAGGAAGACGAAAACAGCCGAGCGATCAACATCTTCTACGATAACGCCCAAAATATTTATGGCCGGAGCACGCCCAAGTGGTCTGAGTTTGGCTTGGACATGCGTGGACGATCCACTGTGATGAAGGAGAGCTTCCGTAGCACGAAGCCCATCACGGAATTTGCGCTTAATGTGCTGTACCGACTTCAGTCACCTGAATCGAATCCTGACCACAAGGAACTTGTCACAAGAGGGCTGGTTGAGAGAACGATACGAGGCGATTCTGACTGGTGGAATGTTCGCTTCAATCAAGTGGATGGTCCAAAGCCAAAATTCAAACAATACGGAAACCTCGAACAGGAATTTGATGCAATTGGTGACTACTGCCGTGAATTGATTGTCGATCACGGGGTTCAGCCATGCGACATCTGCCTGATCTACAACGGAAGCAATATCCCCGGCTGGCTCAAGAGAAGGACTGCTCCAAAGCTTGGAGGATTGGGCGTGGAGTTGTCTGTGCAGCGGAACAGGCCATACCAGCGTGGCAATCACGTTTTGCTGGCGACCACATCTCACTCATTCAAAGGTTACGATTCCGAAATCGTGATCGTGCCGGGCGTTGATCAGTACAAAGCAAACGGCGTCGGCGTGCTGGCAAACAATCTCTACGTTGCAATGACCAGAGCACGTTCGGTACTGACGATGTTCTCTCAACGCATGAACGACCCCAACTCGCAATTGCTTTACGAAGTGCTTGGCGACTGCCTCGATCAACTCGAAGAGCGACCTGACGTCGAAACGGATACGAGCGGCCAAGACGACCTTTTCGATATCCTTGATCAAATCGGACACAGCCACCGCACGTGGCTGACAGAAATCTGGAACAAGCACGGCATCTCGCAGGAGCCACTGCAGACCGACAAAGGCGAGATCGTGGCTGATCCACTCTTTTCATTTCGAGTCGCCACGCAACGTTACGCCTGCTTTGGAAAGCAACCACCACGGAAACGAATTCGCCAACGACTTGAAGATTTTGGAATAAAGTTGGTTGAGCCGGGCCAAGACGTCATGGACTCTGCCAATGGAGAGAAGCCATGA
- a CDS encoding ParA family protein, protein MAVILFTNLKGGVAKTTNAIAVAECLASSGKRTLLIDADHQCTASELLLGEQALIELDRKKRTLHDLLSEMLKPEFEAKQFDAYVRPSASNIGGGIEDLSVIPCSVRIDDFQTNYAKGGHGFHTWQDFRKLFNANRLQFRRWLKQFAYVIVDCPPSLSLQVKLFLGIADGYVVPCQPNRLSIRGLLWLSDRIQNYRYKTVCLGTLWSMCRGNDRMHKAIIEGAANNHAQLRDLPTPFETTVPLAANIAHAGELTDKQPKTFRAKYGTEFGRIYEQICEELMERVEALESERAEKRRGRPVTARA, encoded by the coding sequence ATGGCGGTGATCCTGTTTACCAACTTAAAGGGTGGTGTGGCGAAGACGACCAACGCTATCGCGGTTGCCGAGTGTTTGGCTTCTTCGGGCAAGCGGACGCTGTTGATCGATGCCGACCATCAATGCACCGCCAGCGAGTTGTTGCTTGGCGAACAGGCACTGATCGAGCTGGATCGGAAGAAGCGGACGCTGCACGATCTGTTGTCGGAGATGTTGAAGCCGGAATTTGAAGCGAAACAGTTTGATGCCTACGTGAGGCCGAGCGCTTCGAACATCGGCGGCGGGATCGAAGACCTGTCCGTCATCCCCTGCTCGGTCCGGATCGACGACTTTCAAACCAACTACGCCAAAGGGGGCCACGGGTTCCATACCTGGCAAGACTTCCGCAAGTTGTTCAATGCAAACCGTCTGCAATTCCGCCGCTGGCTGAAGCAGTTTGCGTATGTGATCGTCGACTGTCCGCCAAGCCTCTCGCTGCAGGTCAAGCTGTTCCTGGGGATTGCCGACGGCTACGTCGTCCCGTGCCAGCCGAATCGATTATCGATCCGCGGCCTGCTGTGGCTCAGCGACCGAATTCAGAACTACCGCTACAAAACCGTCTGCCTCGGCACGTTGTGGTCGATGTGTCGCGGCAACGATCGAATGCACAAAGCGATCATCGAAGGGGCCGCCAATAATCACGCTCAGCTGCGCGACTTGCCCACCCCCTTCGAAACGACGGTCCCCTTAGCAGCCAACATCGCCCACGCTGGCGAACTAACTGACAAGCAACCCAAGACGTTCCGAGCGAAATACGGGACCGAGTTTGGCAGGATCTACGAGCAGATCTGCGAAGAGCTGATGGAGCGGGTCGAGGCGTTGGAATCGGAGCGAGCTGAGAAGCGGAGAGGTAGGCCAGTGACGGCTAGGGCCTGA